The sequence GCCGGCGGCAAGACGATGGCCAAGATGCATTTCAGCGCCGCCGCCGAGGGCCTGGTCGAGTGGCTGCGCCCGCCCGTGCGCAAGGCGCCCAGCGGCGGCAATGCACGTAGCCTGCCAAAACACATGCAAAAACCCCCGGAACCCGAGGAAGAGGGCCGAAGCATGATCGTGATTGCCGGCTGCGAGGCGCACGTCTGCCTGATGCAGACCGCGCTCGAACTGCTCGAAGAAGAGTTCGACGTGTGGGTCGTCACCGATGCCTGCAGCTCCCGCAGCGAACGCGACCGCGACGCGGCGTTCGACCGGCTGGCCGGCAACGGCGCCGAGCTGGTGACGACGGAGATGGTGGCGTTTGAATGGGCGCGCACCTGTGAGCATCCGGCGTTCAGGGAAATGTTGGCCTTGGTGAAATAGGGCAGGCCAGCGTTGCCGGCTGCATCCCCGCCAGATTATTCGCCACTGCCGCCACTGCCGCCACTGCCGTAGGGGCGGGTGAGGATTTCAAGATAGTGGCCATCCGGATCGTTCCAGTAAACGCCGCGCCCGCCGTCCCGATGGTTGATCCTGCCGGGCTGCTGGTGGCCAGGGTCGGCCCAGTAGGGCAGGGTGCGTTCCCGGATGCGGCCGAAAATCACCTCGAATTCGTCCTCGCTGACAAGAAAAGCGTAATGCTGCCGGGTGATGTGGCCATCGGACTGCAGGAAGTCCAGGGTGACGCCGTTGTCCAGTTTCACGCCGTGGAACGGGCCGAACAGTACCGGCGCGGCGCATCCCAGGATCTCGGCCAGGAATGCCGCCGAAGCCTGTGGATCACGGCTTGAGACGATGGTGTGGTTCAGTTCAATAGCCATGGTGCTCTCCAGTATCAGGCAGGTTGCCCATTGACCCGGCATGGACCTCTGCGGGTTCCACAAAACTATTAAACCTCCAGCAGCTCAAGCGTCCTGGCATCGCCTTTTCCGCCGAAGTATTTGTCCAGTGCCCGGTCAAAGACCGGTTCTTGTGGCGCCACCTGCGCAAACAGCGTCATTGACGAGCGGAACTTGAGGTCGTCCGGCGAGTGAAAAATCTGCAGCGCCGTCTTGCCTTGGACAGCCAAAACGAGCTCAGCGCACGCCTTGAGCCTCGGTCCGAGCACGGGATGCTGCCAGTAGGCCAGTGCCTCGTCCCGGGATGCGATGCCGAAAAACAGCGCGGTGGCGCTGCGGCCCAGCGCCTTCAGTTGTGGAAAGACAAACCACATCCAGTGGCTGGCCTTGGCGCCGGCCGCCAGCTCGGCGCAGACCTGCGGATAAATCGGGTCTTGCGCCAGGACAAAACGCTGAAGATGATGAGGATCGTTCATGGCGCAATCTTGCGAGGCGGCACAAGGCTTGTTTGGTCAATCATTTTCTGGCGCCACCTGGAGCGCGTCAAGCGCCGCAGGAATCGCTGCTTGTCTTTCAGGATCCCCAGCGGTAGCTCTTCGCCGCATGCAGCGTCCAGCTGCCATCCCCGGGCAGCTCCAGCACCCAGGCGTGGTGTTTCAGGACCGCCGCGTGGTGGCTGATGCTGACCGGGGTGATCGACAGGCCGGCCAACTGGCCGTACAAAAGCTCCTCATTGGCCGCATCGAGCGCGCTGGTGGCCTCGTCAAGCAGCAGGTAGCGCGGCTTGGCGAGCAGGGCCCGGGCGAAGGCCAGCCGCTGCTGCTCGCCGACTGACAGCACGCGCTGCCAGTCCAGCTCGGCACCCAGGCCGCCGAAGCGCTCGGCCAGCGCCGGCAGGTTTACCTGCGCCAGCCACTGCAGCAGCTCTTCGTCCGAGATGTCGCGCTCGGTGTGCGGGTAGGTCAGCTGGCAGCGCAGGTCGCCCAGCGGCAGGTAGGGCTGCTGGGGCATGAACAGCATGTCCGATCCGGCCGGCCGTGTCACCTCGCCCGAGCCGGTGGTCCACAGCCCGGCAATCACCCGCAGCAGCGAACTCTTGCCTGTGCCGCTGGGTCCGACGATCAGCAGCCCCTGGCCGGGGTTGACGGCTAGCGTGACCTCTTGAAGCAGCAGATGCTCCCGCCCGGGCGTGAGTATCGTCAGCCGTTCAAGGCTTAACTCAAAACCATGCAGCGTATGAATTTTCTGGAAGGCATCATCGGCAGCGCCGCCGGGCGTGCCGGCTTCGGCATCCAGGGCTTGCGAAAAGGCATGCAGCCGCTCGACGCCGGCTGAAAAGCGGCTCAGGCCTTCGAAATGTTCGACGATTACCGTGAGCGCGCTCAGGATGGCGGCAAAGGCGCCCGCGGCCTGTATCGCCCGGCCGACCTCCAGGCGCCCCGACAGCACATCACCGGCAATGATCACCGTGGGCAGAACGATGGTCAGGAACGCATGCGCGTACTGGAACAGGTTGAGCCCGAACTGCCAGCGCAGCACCTGCTGGTAGTTGGCGTAGGCCAGCGCGAAGATGCGTTGCAGCGCCGACATTTCGCGCGCCTCGCCATCGTGAAAGGCAATCGGCTCGGCATGCTCGCGCACCCGCACCAGGCTGAAGCGAAAGTCGGCCTCGCGCTGCAGCTGGCGAAAGTTCAGCCCGATCAGCCGCTTGCCGAACACCGCGCCCGTGAAGACGGTGCTGAACACCGCATAGCCGATCAGGAAAAAAACCAGACCCTGCGAGATCGACCACAGCACGGCCGAAAAGGCGACCAGTTGGAGCACCGAGCCCAGCACGATCATCGAGAAATACAGCGACTGCTGGGTGAAGGAGTTGATGTCTTCGGAAATGCGCTGGTCGGGGTTGTCGATGCCGGCCTCCGTGCCGAGCCGGTAATAGGCGCGCTGATGAAAATAGCGCGCCAAAAAACGGTCCGTCAGCCAGCGCCGCCAGCGCAGCCCGAGCGTGTCGCGCACGTAGTAATACAGCGCGTAAATCGGCACAGCCGCCACGAGAATCGCCGTGTAGCGCCAGATCGAGGCCCAGAAACGGTCGGCATCGCGCGCCGCCAGGGCCGAGGTGAATTCGCCGGTTTCCTGGTTGAACAGCACGTTGAAGGCGGTCTGCCCCAGCAGCAGAAAGACCAGCAGCACCAGCATGCCACGGGCACGCCAGCGCTCATCCGAGAACCAGTAAGGCCGCGCAATCGTGGCGAAGCGTCGCCACAGGCGGGCGTTGAATCCGGGTTGTTCTGCTGCGCTCATTGAACTCCGTTCTGGATAGAAAACTGCCGGATTTGATGCAAAAGCTTTGAAAGCTTCACCGTCAACCATTTCAAATCCGATACAAGCTGCTGAAAATGGCTGAAGTGCAATGTTTGCGTAGGCAAATAGCTATTTAATCAATAGCAATTCAGTGGTTTGCACGATCGTGGCCGGTTGCCGTCAGCTTGCAGCAAGACCGCTGCCCATAATTAAGAATTCAGTTTTGATGACGCAGGCGTGTTTTTTTCGCGCTCGCTTCCAATCAACCGCCGCAGCAAAAATCCGGAGACGACCCATGACAAGCTATGCAGACTTCTACCGCCAGTCCATCGACCAGCCCGACGCCTTCTGGGCCGAGCAGGCCAGCCTGATCGAGTGGCACAAGCCCTTTGACCGCGTCTGCAACTACGACAATCCGCCGTTTGTCAAATGGTACGAAGGCGGCCAGACCAACCTGTGCCACAACGCCGTGGACCGGCATTTGGCGGACCGGGCCGGCCAGGCCGCGCTGATTGCCGTCTCCAGCGAAACCGGCTTGGAGAAAACCTACACCTTCCAGGATCTGCACGGCGAAGTGCAGCGCATGGCCGCCAGCCTGAAGGCGCTCGGCGTCGAGCAGGGCGACCGCGTGCTGATCTACATGCCGATGATTGCCGAAGCTGCCTTTGCGATGCTGGCCTGCGCCCGCATCGGCGCGGTGCATTGCGTGGTGTTTGGCGGATTTGCCAGCGGCTCGCTGGCTTCGCGCATTGAAGATGCGGCGCCCAAGGTCATCGTCAGCTCCGATGGCGGCTCGCGCGGCGGCAAGGCGCTGCCCTACAAGCCGCTGCTCGACGAGGCGATCCGCCTGTCCAGCCACAAGCCAAGCGCCGTGCTGCTGGCCGACCGGGGCCTGGCGGCCATGGAACTGGTGGCCGGGCGCGACCACCTCTGGAACGAGTTGCGCGAACAGCATTTCGATGCACAGGTGCCGTGCGAATGGCTGGACTCGACCGCCATCAGCTACACCATCTACACCAGCGGAACCACCGGCAAGCCCAAGGGCGTGCAGCGCGACACGGCCGGCTACACCGTAGCCTTGGCCGCGAGCATGAAGCACATCTTCGACGGCCATGCCGGCGAAACCTTCTTCTCGACCAGCGACATCGGCTGGGTCGTCGGCCACAGCTACATCGTCTATGGCCCGCTGATTGCCGGCATGGCGACCATCATGTACGAAGGCCTGCCGACGCAGGGTATGGACAAAAAGCCCAACGGCGGCATCTGGTGGGAACTGGTCGAGAAATACAAGGTCACGGTCATGTTCAGCGCGCCAACCGCCGTGCGCGTCTTGAAAAAGCAGGACCCCGCCTTGCTGACGAAATACGATTTGTCGAGCCTGCGCGCGCTGTTCCTGGCCGGCGAGCCGCTCGATGAGCCGACCGCCCGCTGGATCAGCGAAGGCCTCAATGTGCCGATCATCGACAACTACTGGCAGACCGAAAGCGGCTGGCCGATTCTGACGATTGCCAACGGCGTCGAGTCCAAGCCCAGCAAGTTCGGCAGCCCCGGCATTCCGATGTACGGCTACAACGTCAAGCTGCTGCACGAATCAACCGGCGAAGAACTGACCGTTCCGGGTGAAAAAGGCGTGGTGGTCATTGAAGGACCGACGCCTCCGGGCTTCATGCAGACCATCTGGCAGGATGACGCTCGCTTCGTCAACACCTATTGGAAGAGCATTCCCGGCAGGCTGGTGTACAGCACCTTCGACTGGGGAATCCGCGACGCCGACGGCTACTTCTTCATCCTGGGCCGCACCGACGACGTGATCAACGTGGCGGGCCACCGGCTCGGAACGCGCGAGATCGAGGAAAGCATTTCCGGCCATTCGCAGGTCTCGGAAGTGGCCGTGGTCGGCGTGGCCGACGGCCTCAAGGGCCAGGTCGCGATGGCCTTTGCGGTGCTCAAGGATTCCAGCGTGCTGAACGACGCCGCAGCCTGCGCCAGGCTCGAAGCCGAAATCATGAAGCGCGTGGACAACGACCTGGGCGCGGTGGCCCGGCCGGCCCGCGTCCGCTTTGTGACGGTCTTGCCCAAGACGCGCAGCGGCAAGCTGCTGCGCAGGGCCATCCAGGCGGTGTGCGAAGGCCGCGATGCCGGTGACCTGACGACGATGGACGACCCGGCCGCGCTGCAGCAGATCAGGGACCGGGTGGAAACCGTATAGCAAGGGACGGCTCACGGAGGGCGGAGGTGGGGCGCTGGCCAATCAAATGGCTGGCGCCTTTTTTATTTCCGCAGCCGGCTTCAGTTCAGTCTGATACCAATCCCGTGTCATGAGATAACCGAAGCTGAAGGCAGCACTGTCCAGTTGCGGGAGCACAAAGAGCGGATGGCACCAGGGATTTGCGTGAAGGCATTCCAGGCGTCGCAGCAGGCATCCACAATCTGCTCATACCCGTCATAGCAGCGGTTGGCCAGGTGCCGGTCGCGCAGTTGCTGCCACACCTGCTCGGCCGGGTTGAGTTCGGGTGAACCCGCGGGCAGCGGCAGCAATGAGAGATTGGAGAACTGGGGCAGTTTGGCGGTGGTATGCCACCCTGCACGATCGAGCACCAGCACCGCGTGGCGCTCCGCAGGAACGGCCTCGCTGATGGCCTGCAGGTGTAGGGCCATCGCCTCGGTATTGGCCTGCGGCAGGATCAGGCCAACAGCGGTATCGCGCTGCGCACAGACGGCGCCAAAGATGTATGCCGATTCGGACTGCTGCTGGCGCACCACCCGGGGCCGCGTTCCCTTGCGCGCCCACAGGCGCGTTTGCGTGCCGCGCTGGCCAATGCGCATTTCATCTTGAAACCAAACATCCACTTGCTCAGGCGCAATGCCCGGGGGCAGCGTTGCTGCGACTTCCTGGACGAAGTTTTTTTTTGAATTCGGCTTGTGCCATCGGATCGGCGTAAGGACTGAGGGCGCGGGCCGAAATCCATACCATGCCCAAACGCTTCATCAGGTCATACACACCGTTCAGGCTGTAGGCCACACCGAACTGCCGGGCCAGCAACTGGCGTATGTCTTCCCCCCGCACCCGCCCGCCGCCGCGTTCGCGCTGCAGTTGCCGGGCCGCCAGGCGAAACGCCTCTTCGTGCTCTTTGGCAAGGCGCTGCGTACTCCAGTCGTGCGGCATGCCGGCCAGACGGTCAAAGTCATAGGGCTGCAGCTGATCAATGATGTGCTGAGATAACATTTTCGTAACCTCCTGCGAGAGCCAAGACTGGTCAGACTCCGATCACTGACTTTGGTTCTTTCTCTGTCGGGATTGGTATGAGCTGCGCCTGCCTGGCCACCCGGATGCAGTCCTTCATGTGCTCCTCGCCAAAGTAGCGGATGGCCGCATAGCCCACGGTGGCCGCCACGATCTGTCCGGCCAGCGGCACGTACTTGGCGAGCTGTTTGGTCGCCATGCGCGTGCCGATCTTGGTGGTGGCCTTGATGATCAGGTCGCGGCTGATGAACTTGCCGATCAGCACCGAGCCGACCATGGCCACGGCTTTTTGCACCTGTTCGCGTTTTTTCGGGTCCAGCTGGTCGATCTGCTCGGGCGCCAGGCCGAATTCCCTGTTGATCTGGGGAATCAGCCTGGACAGCAGCGCGGCATCCACCGCCCAGTCCAGGCCGGGCACCGGCACCGCGCTGGCGACGGCGGCAACCAGCGCCCGCTTGTTGAGCAATTTGCGGCTGCGCTTGACGGCCGCTTCAAGCGCCGCATCGTCAGCGGCCAGGTGCAGGGCAGTGGGCATGGCTCAAAACCTTTCATGGGATGGCGTCTTGCGTGCAATAGCTTGTATCACACGGCAAGGAATGCAGCCCATCGGTCCGAGCCAATGACCGGCTGAACCTGCGGCGTTTTATGCGGCGACGGCTTCCAGCTTTTCCGTCACTTCCAGCCAGCGTTCTTCGAGCTTGGCCAGGTCGGCTTCAATCGTCTTGAGGCGTTTGCCGGTCTGGGCGATTTCCGCTGGCGCCTTGGCCGTCGTCAGCAAGACTTCAAGGTTGGCCTTTTCGCTGTTCATGCTCTGCAGCTGGCGGTCGATTTTTTCGAGTTCCTTGCGCAGCGGCTTGGCTGCGTCCGACTGTTGCTGGCGGCGCTGGGCGTCTTCCTTCTTGCTGGCCGAGTTTTTTACGTCGGATTGGCCTTTTGCGCTTGCTGTGTCTGCACTGACAGCTACTGTTTTGGTAGCAGCGGGCGCAGCGGGGCTGTTGCTGGCTTTCTTGGCTTCCTCGCGCTGGCGCTTGGCCTCGTCGAGCAGGTAGCGCTGGTAGTCGTCCAGGTCGCCGTCGAACGGGGCGACGCCACCGCGCGAGACCATCCAGAACTCGTCGCAAACGGCGCGCAGCAAGGCGCGGTCGTGGCTGACCAGCATCACGGTGCCTTCGAATTCATTGAGCGCCATCGACAGCGCCTCGCGCGTGGCCAAGTCCAGGTGGTTGGTCGGCTCATCGAGCAGCAAGAGGTTGGGGCGCTGCCAGACGATCATGCACAGCACCAATCTCGCTTTTTCGCCGCCGCTCATGCTGCCGACGGCCTGCTTGACCATGTCGCCGCCGAAGTTGAAATTGCCCAGGAAGCTGCGCAAGTCCTGCTCGCGCGTGGGCTGGCTGCCCATCTTGCCGGCGGCGGTCACTTCCTTGACCAGGCGGATCATGTGCTCGAGCGGGTTGTCCGCCGGGCGCAGCACGTCGAGTTCCTGCTGGGCAAAGTAGCCGATGTTCAGGCCCTTGCCCTCGGTCATCTCGCCTTCAATCGGAGCGAGGGCGCGCGCGATGGTTTTGACCACGGTCGATTTGCCCTGGCCGTTGGCGCCCAGAATGCCGATGCGCTGGCCGGCCAGCACCGACTTGCTGACGTTCTGCACGATGACCGTGGGCGGTGTGCCTTCGGGCGCGTCTTCGGGCGCGGGGTAGCCGAAGTAGGCGTTCTGCATCGACAGCATCGGGTTGGGCAGGTTCGCCGGCTCCTTGAACTCGAAGGTGAAGTCGGCTTCGGCCAGCAGCGGCGCGATTTTTTCCATACGGTCCAGCGCCTTGACGCGGCTTTGCGCCTGCTTGGCCTTGCTGGCCTTGGCCTTGAAGCGGGCGATGAACTTTTGCAGGTGGGCAATCTTGTCCTGCTGCTTGTTGAACGCGCCTTGCTGCAGCGCCATCTGCTCGGCGCGCAGGTCTTCAAATTTGCTGTAGTTGCCGCCGTAGCGCGTGAGCTTGGCGCTTTCGATATGCACGGTCACGTCGGTCACGGCGTCGAGGAACTCGCGGTCATGGCTGATGACCAGCATCGTTCCCTGGTAGCGCTTGAGCCAGGCTTCGAGCCAGACCAGTGCATCCAAGTCCAGATGGTTGGTCGGCTCGTCAAGCAGCAGCAAATCCGACGGGCACATCAGCGCGCGCGCCAGTTGCAGGCGCATGCGCCAGCCGCCCGAAAAGCTGTTGACCGGGTTGTCGAGCTCGCTGAGCTTGAAACCCAGGCCCAGGATCAGGGCCTGCGCGCGCGCCTGCGCGTCGTGCGCGCCGCAGTCGTACAAATCCATGTAGGCGTGCGCCATGCGGTCGCCGTCACCGCTCAGCTCGGACGCATCGACCTCGGCCTGCGCGGCCAGCAGCACGGTGTCGCCTTCGATCACGTAGCTGGTGGCGCTTTGTTCGGTTTCGGGCATGTCCTGCGCGACCTGCGCCATTTTCCACTGCGCGGGAATGTAGTATTCGCCGCCGTCCTCGTGCAGCGTGCCGTTGAGCATGGCGAACAGCGAGGACTTGCCCGCGCCGTTGCGGCCCACCAGGCCGATTTTTTCGCCCGGATTGAGGGTGACAGACGCGCTGTCGAGAATCACTTTGGCGCCGCGACGCAGCACCACATTTTTAAGGGTAATCATTTAAACCAACAGACTGAAGAAAAAGGGTCGGGTCGCAGGGCGCCCGGCAAGACGCTTGAAACTCGAAATACTGAAAGCAGGGTTCAGGCCAGCTGTTCCCATGTCAGTAACAGTACCTGGTCGCTGCCGGCGCTGGTTTCAAACCAGAACGGCTTCAGGTGCGGAAAAGCGCGTTCAAAATTCTCGCGCTCGTTGCCGATTTCCAGCACCAACACCGCATTTTCGTTCATTTGCGCGGCGGCGTTCAGAAAAAGGCTGCGAATGAAGTCCATGCCGTCCGCGCCGCCGGCCAGCGCCAGGCCGGGTTCGGCCCGGAATTCAGCGGGCAGGGCGGCCATGCTGGCGGCGTTCACATAGGGCGGATTGCACAAAATCAGGTCGTAGCCGCCGGGGCAGTTTGCCAGGCCGTCCGATTCGATCAGCGTGATGCGGCTGGCCAACTGGTGCCGGTCCACGTTGATGCGCGCCACGGCCAGCGCGTCCGGGCTGATGTCGGCGGCATCGACCACCACTTCCGGGTACGTCATGGCGGCCAGAATCGCCAGGCTGCCGTTGCCGGTGCACAAATCGAGCACGCGCTGCGTCTCGTCGCTCAGCCAGTCGTCGATGCTGCCGTCGTCAAGCAGCTCGGCGATGAAGGAGCGTGGAATGATGACGCGCTCATCGACATAAAACGGCACGCCCATCAGCCAGGCTTCATGCGTCAGGTAGGCGGCGGGCTTGCGGGTGGCGATGCGGGTATCGACCAGCAGGGCCACCTGCGCCTGGTCCTCGGGCGATACCGGCCGGTTTTCGACGGATTCCAGGTCGTCCAACTCCAGGCCCAGCTTCCACAGCACCAGCCAGGCGGCTTCGTCAAACGCATTGGTCGTGCCGTGGCCGTAGCCGTCGGAAAAGCTCAATCCGGCGGCGTCCAGCCGGTCGGCCATCTGCTCGATCACCTCTAACACGGTCACGGTGGGGGTGGGAGTTGTCGTCATGCCAGTCCTGCCAGGCGCTCGAGAACGCCCTTGTAGATGTTCTTGAGCGGGTCGAGCGATGCGGTGTCCACGCATTCGTTGATCTGGTGGATCGTCGCGTTGACCGGACCCAGCTCGATGACCTGCGGGCAGATCTTGGCGATGAAGCGGCCGTCGCTGGTGCCGCCGGTCGTGGACAGCTCGGTCTGCACGCCGGTCTCGGCCAAAATCGCGCCGCGCACCGCATCGACCAGCGTGCCGGGCGTGGTCAAAAAGGGCAGGCCGCCAAGCGTCCATTTCAGCTCGTATTCGAACTGGTGCTTGCTCAAAATGGCCAGCAGGCGCTGCTGCAGGCTTTCGGGAGTCGATTCGGTGCAGAAGCGGAAATTGAAATCGACCACCAGGTCGCCGGGAATGACGTTGCTGGCGCCGGTGCCGGCATGGATGTTGGAAACCTGCCAGCTGGTCGCCGGGAAAAAATCATTGCCCTGGTCCCACTGCGTCGCCACCAGTTCAGCCAGCGCGGGCGCGAACAGGTGAATCGGGTTCTTGGCCAGGTGCGGGTAGGCGATATGGCCCTGCACGCCCTTGACGCTGAGCTTGCCGCTCAGCGTGCCGCGTCGGCCGTTCTTGATCATGTCGCCCAGCTGTTTGACCGACGTGGGTTCGCCGACGATGCAGTAGTCGAGCACCTCGCCGCGCGCCAAAAGCCGGTCGCAGACCACCACCGTGCCGTCGATGCCGGGGCCTTCCTCGTCGCTGGTGATCAAAAAGGCCATCGACAGCGCGGGCCGGGGATGCGCCGCCAGGAACTCCTCGACCGCCACGACCATGGCGGCAATCGAGGTTTTCATATCCGCCGTGCCGCGCCCGTACAGCTTGCCCGCGCGGTGGCTGGGCGTGAACGGGTGGCTGTGCCACTGCGCCAGCGGGCCGGTCGGCACCACATCGGTGTGGCCGGCAAACACCAGCGTCTTGACTTTGGCTTGTGACAATTCAGTGTTTGCTATGGATTCAATAGCTGGTTGTGCAAGCGCTGCTTGCGCAGAAGGGCTAAAACCTTCAAATTTTGCCCATAAATTCGTGACCCGGAAATGCTCGGGTCCGCTGACGATGGTTTCGCACTTGAAACCCAGCGGCGCCAGCCGCGCAATCAGCAGGGCCTGGCAGCCGGCATCGTCGGGTGTGACGGACGGGCGGGAAATCAGCTGCTCGGCTAGGTGGAGTGTTCGGGACATGGTGAATTCAGTGCCTGACGTCCAGCGTGATTTCGGTGAATGACGGCTCGTCATCCGGGTCGAAATGGGTTTCCTCCGCCTTGGCCTGGGCCGCTGCTGAAAAGTCATTTTCCAGCCGCCACATCAGGTTGGTGGGCGAATCGGCATGCGCCAGGCCTTCCTTGCGCGTCACGGTGCCTTCGGTGATCATTTTGGCGATGTTCTGCTCGAAGGTCTGCGAGCCTTCGGCCATGGATTTTTCCATCGCTTCCTTGACGCCCGAAAAATCACCGCGCTCGATCAGATCGGAAATCAGCTTGGTGTTGAGCATGACTTCCACCGCCGGCACGCGGGTGTTGGTTTGCGTGCGCAGCAGGCGCTGCGAGATGACGGCCTTCAGGGCGGCCGCCAGGTCGCCCAGCAGGGTCGGGCGCACTTCGACCGGGTAAAAGCTCAGGATGCGGTTGAGCGCCTGGTAGCTGTTGTTGGCGTGCATGGTGGCCAGGCACAGGTGGCCCGACTGCGCGTAGGCAATCGCCGCCGACATGGTTTCGCGGTCGCGGATCTCGCCGATCATGATCACGTCGGGCGCCTGGCGCAGCGCGTTCTTCAGCGCCACCTGCAGCGACTGGGTGTCGCTGCCGACCTCGCGCTGGTTGACGACCGACTTCTTGTTGGTGAAGAAAAACTCAATCGGGTCTTCAATCGTCAGGATGTGGCCGGTCACGGTTTCATTGCGCTTGTCGATCATCGACGCCAGCGTAGTGGTTTTTCCGGCGCCGGTGGCGCCCACCATCAGCAGCAGGCCGCGCTTTTCCATGATCAGCTCGCCCAGCAGCGGCGGCACGTTCAGGCTGGCCAGCGCCGGAATCTTGTTCGGAATGTAGCGAATCACCGCTGCATAGGTGCTGCGCTGGCGAAAGCCGCTGATGCGAAAGTTGCCCAGGCCCTCGACCGCCAGCCCCATGTTGAGTTCGCCGATTTCATCGAGTTCCTCGATCCGCTCTGGCGGCACCATTTCGGCCAGCAGGCTGCGCGGCGCGTCGGCTGGCAGGATCTGCGCATTGATGGGAATGGCCTGCCCGTTGATCTTGATGATGGCGGGTGAGTGGGCGGACAGGTAAACGTCAGACGCTTTCTTGTCCACCATCAAACGCAGAATTCTTTCCATCGTTCCCATGCTCACCCTTTGGTCATTGTTGATTGATGCGCAAGCCGCTGTCTGGATCAGTCGCGCAGCAGGTCGTTCAGGCTGGTCGTGGCGCGGGTTTTTGCATCCACGCGCTTGACGATGACCGCGCAGTACAGGCTGTATTTGCCGCCGGCCTTGGGCAGGTTGCCCGAGACGACGACGGAGCCGGCCGGAATGCGGCCGTAGCTCACGGTGTCGCTTTCACGGTCGTAAATCGGCGTGCTCTGGCCGATGTACACACCCATCGACAGCACCGAGTTTTCCTCGACGATCACGCCTTCGACCACTTCGGAGCGCGCGCCGATGAAGCAGTTGTCCTCGATGATGGTCGGGTTGGCCTGCATCGGCTCCAGCACGCCGCCAATGCCGACGCCGCCCGACAGATGCACGTTCTTGCCGATCTGGGCGCAGGAGCCGACGGCGGCCCAGGTATCGACCATCGTGCCTTCATCGACGTAAGCGCCGATGTTGACGTAGCTGGGCATCAAAATCGCACCCTTGGCGATGAAGCTGCCCCGGCGCGCCACGGCGGGCGGCACCACGCGAACACCGGTGGCGCGCATTTCCTGCTCGCTCAGGTTGGCAAACTTCGTTGGAACCTTGTCGTAAAAACCCAGTTCGCCGGCGCGCATCAGTTCGTTGTCTTTCAGGCGAAAGCTCAGCAGCACGGCTTTTTTCAGCCACTGGTGCACCGTCCACTGGCCTACGCCTTCGCGGGTGGCCACGCGCAATGTACCGTTGTTGAGCTGCTCGATGGCATGCTCGACGGCCTCCAGAACCTCTTTGGGCGCCGAGGCAGACGACAGGTTGGCGCGGTTTTCCCAGGCGGCGTCGATGGTGGCTTGCAGGTTGTCTTGAGTCATTTTTGAGTTTTTCAGTGAACTTTGGATTGAATGAATTGAACGATGCGCTGGGCGGCTTCGACGCATTCGGCGGTTTGCGCCACCAGCGCCATGCGGATCCGGCCGGCGCCGGGGTTGCATCCCTGCGCATCGCGCGCCAAGTAACTGCCCGGCAGCACGACGACATTGTAAAGAGCGAGCAACTCGCGCGAAAA comes from Polaromonas naphthalenivorans CJ2 and encodes:
- a CDS encoding isochorismatase family protein; the protein is MLLDADDSQLVLVDYQIRLMPAIFEHERVVANALRLARMARIMEVPVWGTAQNPDKLGQNLPELQAAIDSAGGKTMAKMHFSAAAEGLVEWLRPPVRKAPSGGNARSLPKHMQKPPEPEEEGRSMIVIAGCEAHVCLMQTALELLEEEFDVWVVTDACSSRSERDRDAAFDRLAGNGAELVTTEMVAFEWARTCEHPAFREMLALVK
- a CDS encoding VOC family protein encodes the protein MAIELNHTIVSSRDPQASAAFLAEILGCAAPVLFGPFHGVKLDNGVTLDFLQSDGHITRQHYAFLVSEDEFEVIFGRIRERTLPYWADPGHQQPGRINHRDGGRGVYWNDPDGHYLEILTRPYGSGGSGGSGE
- a CDS encoding DUF1810 domain-containing protein encodes the protein MNDPHHLQRFVLAQDPIYPQVCAELAAGAKASHWMWFVFPQLKALGRSATALFFGIASRDEALAYWQHPVLGPRLKACAELVLAVQGKTALQIFHSPDDLKFRSSMTLFAQVAPQEPVFDRALDKYFGGKGDARTLELLEV
- a CDS encoding ABC transporter ATP-binding protein/permease; this translates as MSAAEQPGFNARLWRRFATIARPYWFSDERWRARGMLVLLVFLLLGQTAFNVLFNQETGEFTSALAARDADRFWASIWRYTAILVAAVPIYALYYYVRDTLGLRWRRWLTDRFLARYFHQRAYYRLGTEAGIDNPDQRISEDINSFTQQSLYFSMIVLGSVLQLVAFSAVLWSISQGLVFFLIGYAVFSTVFTGAVFGKRLIGLNFRQLQREADFRFSLVRVREHAEPIAFHDGEAREMSALQRIFALAYANYQQVLRWQFGLNLFQYAHAFLTIVLPTVIIAGDVLSGRLEVGRAIQAAGAFAAILSALTVIVEHFEGLSRFSAGVERLHAFSQALDAEAGTPGGAADDAFQKIHTLHGFELSLERLTILTPGREHLLLQEVTLAVNPGQGLLIVGPSGTGKSSLLRVIAGLWTTGSGEVTRPAGSDMLFMPQQPYLPLGDLRCQLTYPHTERDISDEELLQWLAQVNLPALAERFGGLGAELDWQRVLSVGEQQRLAFARALLAKPRYLLLDEATSALDAANEELLYGQLAGLSITPVSISHHAAVLKHHAWVLELPGDGSWTLHAAKSYRWGS
- a CDS encoding propionate--CoA ligase; amino-acid sequence: MTQACFFRARFQSTAAAKIRRRPMTSYADFYRQSIDQPDAFWAEQASLIEWHKPFDRVCNYDNPPFVKWYEGGQTNLCHNAVDRHLADRAGQAALIAVSSETGLEKTYTFQDLHGEVQRMAASLKALGVEQGDRVLIYMPMIAEAAFAMLACARIGAVHCVVFGGFASGSLASRIEDAAPKVIVSSDGGSRGGKALPYKPLLDEAIRLSSHKPSAVLLADRGLAAMELVAGRDHLWNELREQHFDAQVPCEWLDSTAISYTIYTSGTTGKPKGVQRDTAGYTVALAASMKHIFDGHAGETFFSTSDIGWVVGHSYIVYGPLIAGMATIMYEGLPTQGMDKKPNGGIWWELVEKYKVTVMFSAPTAVRVLKKQDPALLTKYDLSSLRALFLAGEPLDEPTARWISEGLNVPIIDNYWQTESGWPILTIANGVESKPSKFGSPGIPMYGYNVKLLHESTGEELTVPGEKGVVVIEGPTPPGFMQTIWQDDARFVNTYWKSIPGRLVYSTFDWGIRDADGYFFILGRTDDVINVAGHRLGTREIEESISGHSQVSEVAVVGVADGLKGQVAMAFAVLKDSSVLNDAAACARLEAEIMKRVDNDLGAVARPARVRFVTVLPKTRSGKLLRRAIQAVCEGRDAGDLTTMDDPAALQQIRDRVETV
- a CDS encoding IS630 family transposase, whose amino-acid sequence is MRWHKPNSKKNFVQEVAATLPPGIAPEQVDVWFQDEMRIGQRGTQTRLWARKGTRPRVVRQQQSESAYIFGAVCAQRDTAVGLILPQANTEAMALHLQAISEAVPAERHAVLVLDRAGWHTTAKLPQFSNLSLLPLPAGSPELNPAEQVWQQLRDRHLANRCYDGYEQIVDACCDAWNAFTQIPGAIRSLCSRNWTVLPSASVIS
- a CDS encoding helix-turn-helix domain-containing protein, translating into MLSQHIIDQLQPYDFDRLAGMPHDWSTQRLAKEHEEAFRLAARQLQRERGGGRVRGEDIRQLLARQFGVAYSLNGVYDLMKRLGMVWISARALSPYADPMAQAEFKKKLRPGSRSNAAPGHCA